The Terriglobales bacterium genomic interval AGCTCAACTTCGTGGAGCTGCACGGGCTGGGCGACCCGTACCTGCAGAACTTCGTGCAGAAGGTGAACGCCGTGAGCCCGCAACAGGTCTCGGAGCTGGCCAAGAAGTACCTTGTGCGCGAGCAGATGAAGATCGTGGTGGTGGGGGACAAGGAAAAGATCGCCGACCAGGTCAAGCCGTACGAGACGGTGGCGGCGAAGCAGTAGCTGGTAGCTAGTAGTTGGTAGTTAGGGGGCACAGGGATGTGCCCCTTTTATGCGGATCCTCGAGCGACAGCCGGGGGCGGCTGTCCCACACAATCAGATCTGCCCGCGCGAGGGCGCGCGGGCTACTTTATGCGGATTCACGAAGAGCAGCCGGGGCGGCTGTCCCACACAAGAAGAAGCAGGTCCCTCACGGCTGAAGCCGTTCGGGATGACAGCATTGAAAAAAGTAAGAAATCTGCTTTCCTCGCGCGCTTTGCCCGTAGGCCGCTAAGTGTCCTGAAGGAAAAGCTCAACACAAAGGACACAAAGGTCAGCACGAAGGGACACGAAGCGAAAGAGAGTGAGACGCCTGACGGGCGTCTCTACAGAGATTCCTCAGCGTCCTCCGTGTCCTCTGTGGTTAAGAAGTGGATTTCGCGCGCAGGGCGGCGATCTGCTTCATGTGGTGATGGGTGTGGACGTAATGGAACTTGCGCCACTCGCTGACGGTGAAAGGGCCGAGAACGGGGTGGTCGGCCACTTTCACTTGCGCGCCGAACTGGCGCTCGATGTCGGCCAGTACGCCATCCATGGCCACCAGGTGCTCACGGATGCTGCGGGCGACCTGCTCGGGAGGGGCGCCTTTGGGCAGGGTGAATTTGGGCGCGGGGCGTCCGGTGGGGAAATACTGAAGGCCGGTGACCACGCGGGTGCCCAGCCACTGCTTAAAGGTGGCGCGGCCGGCGGAGGGCTGGCCGGCGGCGATGACCTTGCGCAGCGCCGCCGCGGTGGTTTCGAAGGCGATGGAGAGGTGCTCCAGGACCTGGCAGGCGGACCACTTCCCTTCCGCCGGCTGCCAGGACATCTGCTGGGGAGAGAGGCCGGTGGTGGCGGAATCGATCTCGTGGAGGGCGCGTTGGAGCCAGATATCCATGCAGGTTTCGATGGTGTCCAATAGAATGTCTCACGCATTATACGGACGGACGATATGAGAAAGCTTGCACTCCTGTTGCTGGTGGCGGCGCTGGCGGGATGCTCGTCGGAACCAACCAAGACGGCCGAAGGGCCGAAGCCGGCGGCGGCGCAGAAACCGGCGGTCAAGCCGCCGGAGTTCCAGACCGGGCGCACGGCGTTCTACGAGATGTACCGGGCGGCGCGGCAGTGGGCGCCGGACGTGAAGGCGTTCCGCCTGCAATCGTCGCCGACCAAGGAGGCGCCGGGGACCGACGGCAAGGCCGAGGTGTGGCTGGGCTGGTTCGCGTCGGCGGCGAAGCGGGAGGTCAAGCCCTACACCTGGTCGGGGGGGACGGGAGAGAACCTGCCGGAGCGCGGGGTGAGCTTCGGTCCGGTGGACAGCTTCAATCCCAGCAACGCCTCGACCCAGCCGTTCGACGCCGGCTTCCTGAAGTCCGACAGCGACGAGGCCTACAAGGCGGCGCAGGCGAAGGGTGGCGAGGCCCTGCTCAAGAAGAACCCGGGCCTGCCCATCATCTACACGCTGGACTGGGACGCGAAGTCGAACGAGCTGATCTGGCACGTCAGTTACGGAGAGACGCCGCAGGACTACAAGCTGAAGATCGCGGTGAACGCCTCTACGGGCGGGTTTCTGAAGAAGGAGAAGTGACCCGGCCCTGCTGCACCTGGGGGGCGAGGCGGCGCACTTCGCGCTGGGCGGCGGAGGCGAAGGGGCCGTCGGGATCGAGCTTCAAGTAAGTCTGATAGTTCTGGTAGGCGGCGGCGAACTCGCCGAGGGCCTGCAAGGCCTGGGCGAGGCGGAAGAGGGCGCGGGCGTTGTCGGGGGCGACGCCGGCCACATCGCAGAAGCGCGCGACCGCGTCGGGATAATTCTTCTGGGCCAGGAGCCTCTCGCCGGCATCGAGACCGCGCGCCACTTCCATCCGCTTCAGGTTTTCGGTATTGGGCAGGCGCTGCAGCGCGGCGCGGGCATCCGCGATCTGCGCGCCGTTGGGAAACTGGCGCACGTACTCGCGGTAATAGAGGGCGGCTCGCTCGGGTCTCTTGTCCTTCTCATAGGTGTCGGCCAGCTTGAAGGTGACGGAGGCCGAAGCCGGACCGAGCTCGAGGGCCTCCTGATAACGGTTGATGGCCGCCTTGTAGTTGCCGCGCTTGTAGTAGAAGTCGCCGACCTCGACGTCCTTCTCCGCCTTGTGGGGGTCGTAGGGCCGCATCTCGATGACGTCGGAATCGCCGGCGGAAGCCGACGGCGGAGGCGGGTTGTAGGGCTGCTTGCTCGAACTGTAACCGCCCTGAGCGGATTCCTGAGCGCGCCGGGATTGCTCCTCCGGAAAAGCCAGCGGGTCGGACGGCTTGCTGGAACTTTCGCCGGGTGAAGACTGCTGGGTCTTCTCCTGCGGCGCCGATTTGTCGGCGGGCGGCTTCTTGTCCTTGTCCTTCGATTCCGGAGCGCCGGGAGTATTGGCGGGAGGCTGCCCCTGGTCGCCCCAGCAAGTGTTCACCAGCACGTTGGCGCAGCCCTCGGAGAACTGGTCTTTGAGGCGCTGCCCGAGGCTCTTCTTCTCATTCTGCTCGGGGGTGTCGTAGGGATCGGGGCGCGTGGTGCGCGGCAGGTTGGCGCAGCCCGGGGTGGGGGCCTGGGTCCAGGCCAATGTGGAAACCAGCAGGAGCAGAGCTGCTGAGCGGCGGAGCATTCCGTCTATTGTAGACCGCACAGAAATGCAAATGTTGCGCTGGTCACGAGAAAAGCAGGTCCCTCACGCCTGAAGGCGTTCGGGATGACACTGGAATTCGGGATGACCCTGGAAAAAGAAGCGGCCGTTCCGCTGGTGGACGGAACGGCCGGGGCAGGCCCTCGGGGGAGGGAGGACAAACCCTAACGTTGCGGACTGATGGCGGCACTGGCCGCCGGGGCGTTGGAAGCCTGGGCGGGAGAAGAGTCGGTGCTGTTGGTCATGAGGCGGACATCGACGCGACGGTTGCGGGCGCGGCCGGCGGAGGTGCTGTTAGAGGCCACCTCCTTGTCCTTCCCCAATCCGATGACGTAGATCTTGTGCGCCGGGACGCTGTACTTCGAGGCCAGGTACTGGATGACCGCCGAGGCGCGGCGCTCGCTGAGCTGGTAGTTGTACTGGGGGTCGCCGACCGAATCGGTGCCCCCCTCGACCACGATGATGTAGTGGCGGGCATTGGGGAGCTCGGCGCCAAGCTCGTCGAGGGCCTTGCGGGCCTTGGGCGTGAGGTCAGCCTTGTCAAAGCCGAAGTGGACCGAGGTCTCGACGACGGAGTGGTAATTGTCCAGATTGGCGACCTGGGTGGCAAGAGAGTTGGCCCGTCCGGAAGCCTGGTTGGCCAGGTTCTGGGCCTCGTCGGCGGTCTGGCGGGCGCTGGCGGCCTTCTGGTCAGCGGCCTGGGCGCGCTGGTTCACGTCCTTGATGCCCAACTGGGCACGAGCGTCCACGTCCCGGATGGCGTTGGTGTTGTTGCGGGTCATCTCATCCAGTTCGTTGGTCTTGTTGATGACCGGGGTGACTTCGTTGCGCACGTACTTTT includes:
- a CDS encoding tetratricopeptide repeat protein, whose amino-acid sequence is MLRRSAALLLLVSTLAWTQAPTPGCANLPRTTRPDPYDTPEQNEKKSLGQRLKDQFSEGCANVLVNTCWGDQGQPPANTPGAPESKDKDKKPPADKSAPQEKTQQSSPGESSSKPSDPLAFPEEQSRRAQESAQGGYSSSKQPYNPPPPSASAGDSDVIEMRPYDPHKAEKDVEVGDFYYKRGNYKAAINRYQEALELGPASASVTFKLADTYEKDKRPERAALYYREYVRQFPNGAQIADARAALQRLPNTENLKRMEVARGLDAGERLLAQKNYPDAVARFCDVAGVAPDNARALFRLAQALQALGEFAAAYQNYQTYLKLDPDGPFASAAQREVRRLAPQVQQGRVTSPSSETRP
- a CDS encoding OmpA family protein, with the translated sequence MNRAFVAVLAASTMLLSVGCASKKYVRNEVTPVINKTNELDEMTRNNTNAIRDVDARAQLGIKDVNQRAQAADQKAASARQTADEAQNLANQASGRANSLATQVANLDNYHSVVETSVHFGFDKADLTPKARKALDELGAELPNARHYIIVVEGGTDSVGDPQYNYQLSERRASAVIQYLASKYSVPAHKIYVIGLGKDKEVASNSTSAGRARNRRVDVRLMTNSTDSSPAQASNAPAASAAISPQR
- a CDS encoding DinB family protein — protein: MDIWLQRALHEIDSATTGLSPQQMSWQPAEGKWSACQVLEHLSIAFETTAAALRKVIAAGQPSAGRATFKQWLGTRVVTGLQYFPTGRPAPKFTLPKGAPPEQVARSIREHLVAMDGVLADIERQFGAQVKVADHPVLGPFTVSEWRKFHYVHTHHHMKQIAALRAKSTS